A DNA window from Engystomops pustulosus chromosome 6, aEngPut4.maternal, whole genome shotgun sequence contains the following coding sequences:
- the LOC140065853 gene encoding B-cell receptor CD22-like, which produces MFPSRITALLGSCVEIPCIYHPARSSEISSTVWYLYSYLFTDSIILNTKNSSSVIAEYRGRTSLVPGDKSCTLRIDPVKQRDDDTYYPGIGERRFLNALHNNSRELYLSITGKTDIHLYVPRPITEGEATTAQCSVDHTCGSSPPDLQWNKPGHVIKKSVNLKDGSWREESELTYIPSYEDDGSLIQCTATHPNGQRTDGLTTLNIHSVSMCKLSFVVALAMGCGENSANEIMGRVGYPPLRPPEGESLPPAKKAALTGTSRRCVEEYLQLSHIASKYLAYLEIVCATRMGNVAYTDSPKNVTVTVIGNHEVIEGSDVTLQCNSFSKPHVSEYEWYKGKNRTRLPDRGREMTVRNVTRDMEPYSCAARNTVGRGESTLIEISLSNKGFKHIILLATLGTFCCSLLILLLAYVCWRKKLRLKKPRNTETENTYCSLRTSEISNVYSHLKPVIPMDTRFMASYEGGANDYANI; this is translated from the exons ATGTTCCCTTCTAGGATTACGGCTCTGCTCGGCTCCTGTGTGGAGATCCCTTGTATATATCATCCTGCCAGGAGCTCTGAAATATCCAGCACTGTATGGTACTTATACAGTTACCTATTTACTGATTCGATTATCTTAAACACAAAGAATTCATCATCCGTAATAGCAGAATACAGAGGCAGAACCTCTCTGGTGCCAGGAGATAAGAGCTGTACCCTGCGGATAGACCCTGTGAAACAAAGAGATGATGACACATACTATCCAGGGATTGGAGAACGTAGATTTCTTAATGCATTACATAACAACTCTAGAGAACTGTACCTCAGTATTACAG GTAAAACGGATATTCATCTTTATGTGCCTAGACCTATAACGGAAGGAGAAGCCACCACCGCACAATGTTCTGTAGATCACACGTGCGGCTCCAGTCCTCCTGATCTACAATGGAACAAACCCGGTCATGTTATAAAGAAGTCCGTGAATCTAAAGGATGGATCATGGAGAGAAGAATCAGAACTGACTTATATTCCttcctatgaggatgatgggagtctTATCCAGTGCACGGCTACACATCCTAATGGACAAAGAACTGACGGATTAACTACTTTAAACATCCACT CTGTGAGTATGTGCAAGCTCAGTTTTGTGGTCGCCTTGGCCATGGGGTGCGGAGAAAATTCAGCAAATGAAATAATGGGGAGAGTGGGATATCCACCGCTACGACCTCCCGAAGGAGAGTCTTTACCTCCTGCCAAAAAGGCTGCACTAACGGGCacgtccagaagatgtgttgaagagtACCTCCAACTGAGCCACATCGCTAGCAAGTATCTGGCGTATCTGGAAATAGTCTGTGCAACAAggatggg CAATGTTGCCTACACAGATTCTCCAAAAAATGTCACTGTCACAGTGATCGGGAATCATGAAGTGATAGAAGGAAGTGATGTGACGTTACAATGTAACAGCTTCTCCAAACCTCATGTATCTGAGTATGAATGGTACAAAGGGAAAAATCGAACCAGATTACCAGACAGAGGACGTGAGATGACAGTGAGGAATGTGACCAGGGACATGGAGCCCTATTCCTGTGCTGCCCGAAATACTGTGGGGAGAGGAGAATCCACCCTGATAGAGATATCTTTGTCAA ATAAAGGATTCAAACACATTATCCTTCTAGCAACACTTGGCACGTTCTGCTGCTCGCTGTTGATTCTATTACTTGCATATGTTTGCTGGAG AAAGAAGCTAAGACTGAAGAAGCCAAGAAACACTGAG ACTGAAAATACATATTGCAGCCTGAGGACATCAGAGATTAGCAATGTATATAGTCATCTGAAG CCTGTTATCCCTATGGACACCCGTTTTATGGCTTCATATGAGGGCGGGGCTAACGATTACGCAAACATCTAA